The proteins below come from a single Tenuifilum thalassicum genomic window:
- a CDS encoding DUF4831 family protein has protein sequence MIVAIALLAGCNTKTVQVQPADNLNYSEAATFYSLPRSVIYVNVKCERRIFIPGPYANFTKKYLGIDGVVSEPKTTYSIKYIDFDIQVETDPSAIYAVLPTKNGYGNYLKLNEHGLVLPIDANAFGKTIKSSKKESIENTIVFKDLSYKPFIEKKKATFYGRVLNDSVFTRVPIKKTMVVEKNIEEKAKEAAEFIFNLRERRLEFLTTDVDQPFSGDAITEILNEIQRLEDEYLSLFIGKTYTSYSTQTFSYVPTNSEGESTILFRFSESKGILPQTDLSGRPILLEVEVPNTSLLDSAYKSLNTRIQKDELTRFYYRVPAYTNISVVDGSEVLAKRRVAIYQYGPIFSLPINYPER, from the coding sequence ATGATAGTTGCAATTGCCCTTTTGGCTGGGTGCAACACAAAAACCGTACAGGTTCAACCTGCAGATAATTTGAACTACAGCGAAGCAGCAACATTTTATTCGTTACCTCGAAGTGTGATATATGTGAATGTTAAATGCGAAAGGAGAATTTTTATTCCGGGTCCCTATGCAAATTTTACTAAGAAATATCTGGGTATCGATGGTGTAGTTAGCGAGCCAAAAACCACATATTCAATTAAGTACATTGATTTTGACATACAAGTAGAAACCGACCCATCAGCAATTTATGCCGTTTTACCTACAAAAAATGGGTACGGTAATTACCTGAAGCTCAACGAGCATGGTTTGGTTTTGCCCATAGATGCAAATGCCTTTGGTAAAACAATAAAAAGTAGCAAAAAGGAATCGATAGAAAATACTATTGTTTTCAAGGATTTATCATATAAACCATTTATAGAGAAAAAGAAAGCAACTTTTTATGGACGAGTGCTTAACGATAGCGTTTTTACTAGAGTGCCAATAAAGAAAACAATGGTAGTTGAAAAAAACATTGAGGAAAAAGCCAAAGAGGCTGCCGAATTTATTTTCAACCTTAGGGAGCGAAGACTTGAGTTCTTAACAACTGATGTTGACCAGCCATTTTCGGGTGATGCAATAACCGAAATTTTAAATGAGATTCAGCGGCTCGAAGATGAATACTTATCGCTTTTTATAGGAAAAACCTATACTTCCTATTCTACTCAAACATTTAGCTATGTTCCTACAAATAGCGAGGGGGAAAGCACTATTCTTTTTAGGTTTTCAGAAAGTAAAGGAATCTTGCCCCAAACAGACCTTTCAGGACGCCCAATACTTTTGGAAGTTGAAGTTCCTAACACTTCTCTTTTGGACTCTGCCTATAAAAGCCTAAATACTAGAATTCAAAAGGATGAATTAACTCGGTTTTATTATAGAGTTCCAGCTTATACAAACATTAGTGTTGTAGATGGAAGTGAAGTCCTAGCAAAAAGGAGAGTAGCAATATACCAGTATGGGCCAATCTTTTCGTTACCTATAAACTATCCCGAAAGATAG
- a CDS encoding NAD(P)H-hydrate dehydratase has protein sequence MKIFRTEQVKYIDAYTIQNEPIASIDLMERAAHALFGWFRNRFHNNRKVIIFCGPGNNGGDGLALARMLLNVGYNVHTYYLSSKSYSEDFNTNLVRLKEASSSIYMINSPKDFPKIEPDDIIVDALFGSGLSRPIEGLAADLISSINSSNALVVAIDIPSGLFGEENSVPNSNPVVRASYCLSLQFPKIAFFMSENEEYVKDWRTLPIGLHPDAIEQTPSPYFYTTLSDISTNLLNQSKFAHKGSFGHVLIMAGSYSMMGAACLCSKASIRSGVGLATLYIPKCGYEIAQTAVPEALALTDSNDTHLTNYPDLNKFSAICVGPGMGQDTETASMIRSLIKNSTKPLVIDADGLNLISKNIDLLQELKAPAILTPHPGEFDRLFGKSSSSWEQLQKAISMAQRYGVIIVLKGAYTRVVLPNGEVHFNSTGNSGMATGGSGDVLSGVIAGLLARGLEPKDAAIIGVFVHGLAGDLAADDFGKVSLCATDILNYICKAFQHLTKK, from the coding sequence ATGAAAATATTTAGAACAGAACAGGTTAAGTATATTGATGCTTACACAATACAAAATGAGCCAATCGCTTCCATTGATTTGATGGAGCGTGCAGCCCATGCTCTTTTTGGATGGTTTCGTAATAGATTTCACAATAATCGGAAAGTTATAATTTTTTGTGGACCAGGAAATAATGGTGGCGATGGACTTGCTCTTGCTCGTATGCTCTTAAATGTTGGCTATAATGTCCATACCTATTATTTGAGTTCTAAATCCTATTCCGAAGATTTTAACACTAACCTTGTTCGATTAAAGGAAGCGTCTTCAAGTATTTATATGATTAATAGCCCTAAGGATTTTCCTAAAATAGAACCTGACGATATTATAGTTGATGCATTATTTGGATCTGGCTTGAGTCGCCCTATCGAAGGTCTTGCTGCTGATTTGATCTCTTCTATTAATAGTTCAAATGCTCTTGTGGTGGCAATTGATATACCCTCGGGTCTTTTTGGCGAGGAAAACTCGGTCCCTAACAGTAACCCTGTTGTTAGAGCTAGCTATTGCCTAAGTTTGCAATTCCCTAAGATTGCCTTTTTCATGTCAGAAAATGAGGAATATGTTAAAGATTGGAGGACCTTACCAATAGGATTACATCCAGATGCCATTGAGCAAACACCGTCGCCATATTTTTATACCACATTAAGTGATATTTCTACGAATCTCTTAAACCAATCGAAATTTGCACATAAGGGTAGTTTTGGACATGTTCTAATCATGGCTGGTTCCTATAGTATGATGGGAGCAGCATGCCTATGTTCAAAGGCGTCTATTCGGAGTGGGGTTGGTTTAGCCACCCTTTACATTCCAAAATGTGGTTATGAGATTGCTCAAACAGCAGTTCCAGAGGCTCTTGCTTTAACAGATAGCAACGATACCCATTTAACAAACTATCCCGATTTAAATAAATTTAGCGCCATATGTGTTGGTCCTGGTATGGGGCAAGACACCGAAACTGCTAGCATGATTAGAAGCCTAATCAAAAATTCGACTAAACCTTTGGTTATTGATGCCGATGGGTTAAACCTGATTTCAAAAAATATTGATTTACTGCAGGAACTTAAGGCTCCTGCTATTCTTACCCCACATCCTGGCGAGTTCGATAGACTTTTCGGAAAATCATCTTCATCGTGGGAGCAATTACAGAAAGCTATTAGCATGGCTCAAAGGTATGGTGTAATTATTGTGCTTAAGGGTGCGTATACTCGTGTAGTATTGCCTAATGGTGAGGTGCATTTCAATTCAACAGGTAATTCTGGCATGGCAACTGGTGGCAGTGGTGATGTTTTAAGTGGGGTTATTGCAGGATTACTTGCACGTGGGCTTGAACCCAAAGATGCTGCTATTATAGGTGTATTTGTACATGGATTGGCTGGTGACTTGGCTGCCGACGATTTTGGCAAAGTTAGCTTATGTGCAACGGATATTCTAAACTATATTTGCAAAGCATTTCAACATTTAACAAAAAAATGA
- a CDS encoding alpha/beta hydrolase: MKIQRKDIHVELRPYIKPLMLINFLLSRRWGIHLMQLNSRFNRIKSIKGFVNEIRYIKGSDGCYIRVRIYKPLIQTDRLPGILFCHSGGFVVGSPEENHDAIERFLRQRPCVVVAPDYRKAPKYPFPAAFNDCYDTLTWMNEHADELKIIPNQLIVVGYSAGGGLAISITLRAVRENKIGIAFQMPIYPMIDDRQVTESSNFTGTPVWDSKTNALAWKLYLADLFKNNKEISDYAAPARCTSFKGLPPTISIVGTSEPFRDEVIEFVNRLEIDGVEVQFKQFDGCFHAFDLVAPSTNIGKDAIDFILTQFSSYYDINFPDIQARF; encoded by the coding sequence GTGAAAATTCAAAGGAAAGACATACACGTTGAGCTTAGACCATATATTAAGCCATTAATGCTTATAAACTTCCTACTCAGTCGACGCTGGGGGATACATTTAATGCAATTAAATTCACGCTTTAATAGGATTAAATCGATTAAAGGTTTTGTAAATGAGATAAGGTACATCAAAGGAAGCGATGGTTGCTACATAAGAGTTCGTATATACAAGCCTTTAATTCAAACTGATAGACTACCAGGAATATTGTTCTGTCATAGTGGTGGATTTGTAGTTGGAAGTCCCGAAGAAAATCATGATGCTATTGAGCGATTTCTTCGTCAAAGACCATGTGTGGTAGTTGCTCCCGATTACCGCAAAGCGCCAAAATATCCTTTCCCTGCAGCATTTAACGACTGTTACGATACGCTAACCTGGATGAACGAACATGCCGATGAGCTAAAAATTATTCCAAATCAGCTTATAGTTGTAGGGTATAGTGCTGGAGGTGGTTTAGCGATTTCGATTACGCTAAGGGCCGTTCGTGAAAATAAAATTGGTATAGCTTTCCAGATGCCCATTTATCCAATGATTGACGATAGGCAGGTTACAGAGTCAAGCAACTTTACAGGTACGCCTGTGTGGGATTCAAAAACCAATGCTTTAGCTTGGAAATTGTATTTGGCTGACCTTTTTAAAAATAACAAGGAGATTTCAGATTATGCAGCACCAGCGCGTTGTACAAGTTTTAAAGGCTTACCACCTACTATATCTATTGTAGGTACTTCAGAACCATTTAGAGACGAAGTTATAGAGTTTGTTAATAGGCTAGAAATTGATGGTGTAGAAGTCCAATTTAAACAATTTGATGGCTGTTTTCATGCATTTGATTTGGTGGCACCTAGTACCAATATTGGGAAGGATGCCATTGATTTTATATTAACACAATTTTCAAGTTATTACGACATAAATTTTCCTGATATACAGGCCAGGTTTTAG
- a CDS encoding tetratricopeptide repeat protein, giving the protein MIKIVSRFILLISFLFCFSVAFPQTISPTLKQKLESSLDQAKKLESNGNLNGALSIYNKTATSYWVNGNLSKASKVYLQAASVAERLNNKNALKVIYTNLGMIFVDLEQYTDANAYFQKCLKINRAQKKKSEIASTLINIASTYKELGKYQEALSYCTEANTLAIEENNAKLLKNSYSLLAEIYEALGDSKKSAECFSLYSAFSRKIQREEMLKKDAQAKKIVEQAKGELQSIKTQKELTEKELNQKQQVLETVKDSLQKVERITKQQQLEIDLLNKENALREERIKNQILIRNIFIVIIAATLGMLGLITHYYVQKKRSNEELAKQKAIVEAKSLELLEALKKIEKQNKDITSSINYAQRIQQALLPTYDQLVSCISDSFIMFRPRETVSGDFFWFNSYGGQNVAKGPHPSNMIVLNGVDPDEFGFLIAAVDCTGHGVPGAFMSMIGLNLLDVIVRSGTIQPDLILNELHRQVRHLLKQENNDSRDGMDMALIRIKGDGKTIEFAGAKNPVVYITNDECFTIKGDPVPVGGLQKEAERKFTLKTFTIDSPTCVYLFSDGYIDQFGGPEGLKFTSKRFKELLVKIHQKPMVMQQEELETVFDDWKSQSFGQIDDVLVVGLRLNATPFKPEPLFVNS; this is encoded by the coding sequence ATGATTAAAATAGTTAGCAGATTCATATTACTTATAAGTTTTCTTTTTTGCTTTTCAGTTGCTTTCCCACAAACCATCTCACCAACACTAAAGCAGAAGCTCGAGAGTTCATTAGACCAAGCCAAAAAGTTGGAAAGTAATGGTAATTTGAATGGTGCGCTATCTATTTATAATAAAACAGCAACTAGCTATTGGGTAAACGGAAATCTATCTAAAGCAAGTAAAGTTTACCTACAAGCAGCGTCGGTAGCAGAGCGTTTAAACAATAAAAATGCTTTAAAGGTTATCTACACGAATCTAGGGATGATTTTTGTTGATTTAGAGCAATATACCGATGCTAATGCATATTTTCAGAAATGTTTAAAAATAAACAGGGCTCAAAAGAAAAAATCCGAAATAGCTTCAACATTAATCAATATCGCAAGTACTTATAAGGAGTTAGGCAAATATCAGGAAGCTTTAAGTTATTGCACGGAAGCTAACACTTTGGCTATTGAGGAGAATAATGCTAAGCTGTTAAAGAACAGTTACTCGCTGCTTGCCGAAATTTATGAGGCCCTTGGCGACTCAAAAAAATCGGCAGAGTGTTTTTCTCTTTATAGTGCATTCTCACGAAAAATCCAACGTGAAGAGATGCTAAAAAAAGATGCACAAGCAAAAAAAATTGTTGAACAAGCTAAGGGTGAACTTCAATCTATAAAAACACAGAAAGAGCTAACCGAGAAGGAGTTAAATCAAAAGCAGCAGGTTCTTGAAACGGTTAAAGATAGCTTGCAAAAGGTTGAACGAATTACCAAACAGCAACAGCTAGAAATTGACCTTCTGAATAAGGAAAATGCTTTGCGCGAGGAGCGGATTAAAAATCAAATCCTTATTCGTAATATCTTCATTGTTATTATAGCTGCTACCCTTGGTATGCTTGGTTTAATAACGCATTACTACGTTCAAAAGAAACGTTCCAACGAGGAACTTGCTAAGCAAAAAGCAATAGTTGAGGCTAAAAGTTTAGAGCTATTAGAAGCGTTAAAAAAGATTGAAAAGCAGAATAAAGATATTACAAGTAGCATTAACTATGCCCAACGAATACAACAAGCCCTACTTCCAACTTACGACCAATTGGTTAGCTGTATTTCAGACTCATTCATCATGTTTAGGCCGCGCGAGACAGTTAGTGGCGATTTCTTTTGGTTTAATTCCTATGGTGGCCAAAATGTAGCTAAGGGGCCCCATCCATCCAATATGATTGTTCTTAATGGCGTTGACCCAGATGAGTTTGGATTTCTAATTGCTGCTGTCGACTGCACTGGTCATGGCGTTCCTGGTGCATTCATGTCTATGATTGGATTAAACCTTTTAGATGTCATTGTCCGTAGTGGTACAATTCAACCCGATTTGATTCTTAATGAGTTACATCGGCAGGTCCGACATCTTCTCAAGCAGGAGAATAACGATAGTCGCGATGGGATGGATATGGCTCTAATTCGTATTAAGGGCGATGGAAAAACTATTGAGTTTGCCGGAGCAAAAAATCCGGTTGTGTATATTACTAATGACGAATGTTTTACTATAAAAGGAGACCCCGTTCCAGTAGGTGGGCTTCAGAAAGAGGCTGAACGTAAGTTTACTTTGAAAACTTTTACCATTGATTCACCTACTTGTGTTTACCTGTTTTCCGATGGTTACATTGACCAGTTTGGCGGTCCAGAGGGGCTTAAGTTTACCTCTAAAAGGTTTAAAGAACTTCTTGTTAAGATTCACCAGAAACCTATGGTAATGCAACAGGAGGAGTTGGAAACTGTTTTTGACGATTGGAAATCCCAAAGTTTTGGCCAAATTGATGATGTGCTAGTAGTAGGCTTGCGTTTAAATGCTACTCCTTTTAAGCCAGAGCCTTTATTTGTTAATTCATAA
- a CDS encoding thioredoxin family protein, giving the protein MKSTARILILLIGAIFSESLFAQNSESVKWIGIEEAIKLNKTQPRKIFIDVYTDWCGWCKKMDANTFTNPVIADYLSNKFHAVKLNAEGKKDIVYKGKTYKNKGQNTRSPHEFAIAILQGRLSYPSIVFMDENNNPITVVPGYLRPEQLEPILEFIVSDAYKTQKWEDFRAKFVSKLGTANK; this is encoded by the coding sequence ATGAAAAGTACAGCTAGAATCCTAATACTTTTAATTGGTGCAATATTTTCGGAAAGTTTATTCGCCCAAAATTCAGAAAGTGTTAAGTGGATAGGGATTGAAGAAGCTATTAAACTAAATAAAACACAGCCCCGTAAAATCTTCATTGATGTTTACACCGATTGGTGCGGTTGGTGCAAAAAAATGGATGCAAACACCTTTACTAATCCTGTTATTGCAGATTATTTAAGCAATAAATTCCATGCCGTAAAGCTTAATGCCGAAGGGAAAAAAGATATTGTGTATAAAGGCAAAACATATAAGAACAAAGGTCAGAACACACGAAGTCCTCATGAATTTGCCATAGCAATTTTACAAGGACGTCTTTCTTACCCCTCTATTGTATTCATGGATGAAAACAATAACCCAATTACTGTTGTCCCCGGATATCTTAGACCAGAACAACTTGAACCAATTTTGGAGTTCATTGTAAGCGATGCCTATAAAACCCAAAAATGGGAAGACTTTAGAGCCAAGTTCGTAAGTAAATTAGGTACAGCAAATAAGTAG
- a CDS encoding OmpL47-type beta-barrel domain-containing protein has protein sequence MKEISKNIILIFSVVLPFVLSAQENGNKSLFIDSTGNLFVSPDVPVNIYIGTKPDGSNAVLLHDVNRSGKPLKWNGSGPQLMTHLDLYKGRKIRFELYADGIPPKTAINFENQKIRELKDAIIVRGGSIVEFSAVDEQSGVDKIFFSVNSDDFKEYSQPISLTEDGEYEVRTYAVDHLGNKEPVVYRKIIVDATPPTTELTFRGDKYENILSGRSALVLNTSDRFGVAETKIMIDSSGKWNRYIKPIQTSRLSEGEHKISYFSIDNAGNVESSKTYTFYVDKTPPVVVEEIEGNSFMVGNREFSSGRSQLKVLAVDNKAGVKEVYYSLNNGEFRPYEKPVLLSEILGTVKLRTYAVDNVNNRTSSEANAQSFTMPTIDIAGPDISYGFIGPKLTIRDTLWIGSSTLVKINAVDREAGVNRIEYTLNQSEVRTYFEPFTITESGFYNADVSAFDNVENINMASFSFAVDNNPPSIFYNFSSLPIGAKDNLPVYQKGIVLYLAATDNLTVRNSIKYKLNNGKFLNYTSPISRFVSGINELVISTTDGLGNNSTQTIRFYVE, from the coding sequence ATGAAGGAAATCTCAAAAAATATCATTTTAATCTTTTCGGTGGTTTTACCTTTCGTTCTATCTGCTCAGGAGAATGGAAATAAGTCTCTCTTTATAGACTCAACCGGTAATCTTTTCGTATCGCCCGACGTTCCTGTAAATATATACATTGGAACTAAACCCGATGGCTCTAACGCTGTATTGTTGCATGATGTAAATAGAAGTGGTAAGCCTTTAAAATGGAATGGCTCTGGCCCTCAGCTCATGACCCACCTCGACCTTTATAAGGGCAGGAAGATACGATTTGAACTTTATGCCGATGGAATACCTCCAAAAACAGCAATTAACTTTGAAAACCAAAAAATCCGTGAGTTAAAGGATGCAATTATTGTGCGTGGTGGTTCTATAGTTGAATTTAGTGCTGTAGATGAACAATCTGGCGTTGATAAAATATTTTTCTCAGTTAATAGTGATGATTTTAAGGAGTATAGCCAACCAATAAGCTTAACCGAGGATGGTGAGTATGAGGTAAGAACCTATGCCGTTGACCATTTAGGCAATAAGGAGCCTGTTGTTTATCGTAAGATTATAGTTGATGCAACTCCTCCCACTACTGAGTTAACTTTTAGGGGCGATAAATATGAAAATATTCTTTCTGGTAGGTCGGCATTGGTCTTAAACACTTCTGACAGATTTGGTGTTGCTGAAACAAAAATTATGATAGATTCTTCAGGGAAATGGAATAGATATATTAAACCCATACAAACATCTCGTCTTTCAGAAGGAGAACATAAAATTTCATATTTTTCTATCGACAACGCTGGGAATGTGGAATCAAGCAAAACCTACACGTTTTATGTAGATAAAACTCCTCCAGTAGTTGTTGAAGAAATTGAAGGGAACTCATTTATGGTTGGCAATAGGGAGTTCTCTTCTGGTCGTAGCCAGCTAAAAGTGCTTGCTGTTGACAATAAGGCTGGTGTTAAAGAGGTTTACTATTCCCTTAATAATGGAGAATTCAGACCTTACGAAAAACCAGTACTTCTATCCGAAATTTTAGGTACTGTTAAATTGAGAACCTATGCTGTCGATAATGTAAATAATCGCACAAGCTCCGAGGCCAATGCGCAATCGTTCACCATGCCTACTATCGACATTGCTGGTCCCGATATTAGCTATGGGTTTATAGGCCCTAAATTAACTATTCGAGATACGCTGTGGATTGGCTCTTCCACTCTGGTAAAAATAAATGCTGTTGATAGAGAAGCTGGTGTTAATAGAATTGAGTACACCCTGAACCAATCTGAGGTTAGAACTTATTTTGAGCCCTTTACTATTACTGAAAGTGGTTTCTATAATGCTGATGTTAGCGCATTTGATAATGTTGAAAATATTAACATGGCAAGTTTTAGCTTTGCCGTTGATAATAACCCCCCAAGTATCTTCTATAATTTTAGCTCACTACCAATAGGTGCTAAAGATAACTTGCCAGTATATCAGAAGGGAATAGTATTATATCTTGCTGCTACCGACAACCTAACTGTTCGGAATTCTATAAAGTATAAGCTCAATAACGGGAAGTTCCTTAATTATACCTCTCCCATTTCCCGGTTTGTTTCAGGCATAAATGAGCTCGTCATTAGTACAACAGACGGGTTAGGAAACAATTCAACACAAACTATTCGCTTTTATGTTGAGTAG
- a CDS encoding peptide MFS transporter, producing MLKNHPKGLLVAFFANMGERFGYYTMLAVFVYYLQAKFGFSTEEAGHYYGGFLFGIYFLPLLGGWVADKFLGYGKTILLGIIILFLGYLLMAIPDRGLGLIIVALTVISLGTGFFKGNLQALVGNMYDDPRYDKNRDNAFNIFYMGINIGAFFAPSAATAASNFILKSKGLVYDPKILDYSHAVLKNNLANADALKSFGIEHLGANFTNITEFAKFYIDSVAQSYNAAFGVAAASMIISLIIFVAFKKYYKDADLTEKQKAASEEHKDKVVELTPEQTRERMTALGLVFFVVIFFWMAFHQNGFTLSVFAKNYTEFTVSKITYIFFDLKAFLPLLMTIIGLIVLFRKNLSNAWRGVGAAMVVGFGLLTYYVVQGFDEQMAIAPQKFQHFNPIFIVFLTPVIVSFFTWLRSKGKEPSAPKKIGIGMIITGIGFMVMILASMGLLSPRELNDGVSPMLRSPYWLIGTYFTLTIAELFLSPMGISFVSKVAPPKYKGLMQGGWLGATAIGNLLAGLIGIFWDKLELWQFFAILVVMSWLSATFIFAIMRKLENATK from the coding sequence ATGTTGAAAAATCATCCTAAAGGACTACTGGTAGCTTTTTTTGCTAACATGGGTGAAAGGTTTGGTTACTACACCATGCTAGCAGTTTTTGTTTACTACCTACAAGCAAAGTTTGGCTTCTCAACCGAAGAAGCAGGACATTATTATGGTGGATTTTTGTTTGGTATCTACTTTTTACCTCTACTTGGAGGTTGGGTAGCCGACAAATTTCTTGGTTATGGGAAAACCATCCTATTGGGTATTATCATCCTATTTTTGGGATATTTACTTATGGCAATCCCCGATAGAGGTCTTGGATTGATTATTGTTGCCCTAACAGTAATTTCCTTAGGTACAGGCTTCTTTAAAGGGAATCTTCAGGCCCTAGTAGGAAACATGTACGATGACCCACGTTACGATAAAAACCGTGATAATGCATTTAATATCTTCTACATGGGTATTAACATAGGTGCATTCTTTGCTCCATCGGCTGCTACAGCTGCAAGTAATTTCATTCTAAAAAGCAAAGGCTTAGTTTATGATCCCAAGATCCTAGATTACTCACATGCGGTTCTCAAAAACAACCTTGCAAACGCCGATGCACTAAAAAGTTTTGGAATTGAACACCTTGGTGCTAACTTTACAAATATTACTGAGTTTGCCAAGTTTTATATCGACTCTGTAGCCCAATCGTATAATGCCGCATTTGGTGTAGCTGCTGCTAGTATGATTATTTCTTTAATCATCTTTGTTGCATTTAAGAAGTACTATAAAGACGCAGACCTCACCGAAAAACAAAAAGCAGCTAGCGAAGAGCATAAGGATAAGGTTGTTGAGCTTACACCAGAACAAACCCGTGAGCGTATGACAGCTCTTGGTCTGGTATTCTTTGTTGTAATATTCTTCTGGATGGCATTCCATCAGAATGGCTTTACACTTAGCGTATTTGCTAAGAACTATACCGAATTTACTGTTAGTAAGATTACATATATCTTCTTCGATTTGAAAGCGTTCCTACCCTTGCTAATGACAATCATTGGCCTTATTGTATTGTTCAGAAAGAATCTATCAAACGCTTGGCGTGGTGTAGGAGCTGCAATGGTAGTAGGTTTTGGTCTTTTAACCTACTATGTGGTTCAAGGATTTGACGAACAAATGGCAATTGCTCCTCAAAAGTTCCAGCATTTTAACCCTATCTTTATTGTATTCCTAACTCCAGTTATTGTTAGCTTCTTCACCTGGTTACGCTCAAAAGGCAAAGAGCCTTCAGCACCTAAGAAAATCGGTATTGGTATGATTATTACAGGTATTGGTTTTATGGTGATGATTCTTGCTTCAATGGGATTGCTTTCACCAAGAGAGCTTAACGATGGCGTATCGCCAATGCTAAGATCACCTTACTGGCTGATTGGAACATATTTCACATTAACCATTGCTGAGCTATTCCTTTCTCCTATGGGCATCTCCTTTGTGTCGAAGGTTGCACCTCCTAAATACAAAGGTTTAATGCAAGGAGGATGGCTAGGTGCTACAGCAATTGGAAATCTTCTTGCTGGATTAATAGGTATTTTCTGGGATAAGCTTGAATTATGGCAATTCTTTGCAATTCTTGTTGTAATGAGCTGGCTATCGGCAACTTTCATCTTTGCTATTATGCGTAAACTTGAAAATGCTACTAAGTAA
- a CDS encoding OmpA family protein, which produces MKKFTSLSLITFLVFGSRIALGQPDNFFVNSKGDVFVKADAPVYFFISPSNSPNQKVMIPSTDKAANPMFFDGDGKHYFVYESNGNKVRFLVYADGYGPKSYLKVTSGLLFEHKNRVYVKDSAGFTLVARDKRSGVKNSYFALDSLPFKPYNDVITINNIGEHTIRIYSTDNVGNIGDTSEYHIIAAPDITFRVNNIYFQTASARLTQNSFEVLAEILDILKKYPELHVEISAHADVRGSSDSNMKLSQRRAQSVVNYLVSKGVPSYRLYAKGYGDTRPINECVKGVKCSDLKHRENRRVEFRFYVPRK; this is translated from the coding sequence ATGAAAAAGTTTACCTCATTATCATTAATTACCTTTCTTGTGTTTGGCTCTAGAATTGCTCTTGGGCAGCCAGATAATTTTTTTGTTAACTCAAAAGGCGATGTGTTTGTAAAAGCCGATGCGCCTGTTTACTTCTTCATTAGCCCATCAAATAGTCCTAATCAAAAGGTAATGATTCCTAGCACCGATAAAGCAGCCAATCCAATGTTTTTCGATGGTGATGGAAAACACTACTTTGTATATGAAAGCAATGGCAATAAAGTACGATTCCTTGTTTACGCCGATGGTTATGGACCTAAATCCTACCTGAAGGTTACTAGTGGTTTGCTCTTTGAGCATAAAAATAGGGTGTATGTTAAAGACAGTGCAGGTTTTACATTAGTAGCACGCGACAAACGTTCTGGTGTGAAAAACAGTTACTTTGCATTAGATAGTCTTCCCTTTAAGCCTTATAATGATGTTATCACGATAAACAATATTGGAGAGCATACTATCAGAATTTACTCAACCGATAATGTTGGAAATATAGGAGATACATCGGAGTATCATATAATTGCTGCACCCGATATTACCTTTAGAGTGAATAATATCTATTTTCAAACTGCAAGCGCAAGATTAACTCAAAACTCATTTGAAGTTCTAGCTGAGATACTCGATATTTTAAAAAAATACCCTGAACTTCATGTTGAGATTAGTGCTCATGCTGATGTTCGAGGCTCAAGCGATTCGAATATGAAACTTTCTCAACGAAGAGCACAATCTGTTGTAAATTACCTGGTATCAAAAGGAGTCCCTTCGTATAGGTTGTATGCAAAAGGGTATGGCGATACTCGACCCATTAATGAATGTGTGAAGGGTGTAAAGTGTTCCGATTTAAAACATCGCGAAAATCGCAGGGTAGAGTTCCGATTTTATGTTCCACGAAAGTAA
- a CDS encoding DUF1987 domain-containing protein — MDTLKIEEKLDSPMVFADAQNGYFEIKGKSLPEDAVEFYTPLDKYVAEYIKNPQPKTVFNLKLEYLNTSSSKKILDIISHFEKLPSQGYEVELNWYHRDDDQDMIDEGIEFAHMTTLKVNFIAEQ, encoded by the coding sequence ATGGACACGCTTAAAATCGAAGAAAAATTAGACTCACCAATGGTTTTTGCCGATGCCCAGAATGGCTACTTTGAGATTAAAGGGAAATCGTTGCCCGAAGATGCAGTTGAATTCTATACTCCACTCGATAAGTACGTGGCAGAGTACATTAAAAATCCCCAACCAAAAACGGTTTTTAATTTAAAGCTTGAGTACCTGAACACATCTTCGTCGAAAAAGATACTCGATATAATTAGTCATTTTGAGAAACTTCCTTCGCAAGGCTATGAGGTTGAACTTAACTGGTATCATAGAGACGACGACCAGGATATGATTGATGAAGGAATTGAGTTCGCTCACATGACTACACTTAAGGTTAACTTTATTGCTGAACAATAG